Within Aphelocoma coerulescens isolate FSJ_1873_10779 chromosome 1A, UR_Acoe_1.0, whole genome shotgun sequence, the genomic segment ATCCTTGGATACTTTGGCTgcacaaggccctgagcaaccCAATCCAGCTTGGAAGGTGGCCCTGCTGTGAGCAGTGGACTGGACTAGATGTCTTCCAACCTAACTCTTTATAGGAGCAATGTTTCCCTCAGACCTGTGTATATTTACATGCAGTAAAACATCTGGAAGGCAGCATAAGGTCGTGCACAGGAAGTTGTGTCTGTCTGTTAACTCCAGCTCCAGATTCAGGGAAAACAGCAGTGGAGCAAGAGGGTTTCTTAGCTGAGAGTAAAAAGCCAGGTGCTGCCAAGGTGAGGtagcagagctgcagagaggGGAGGACATTTCCTCAGACCCCCCTGGAGAGACGCAGCCCCTGAGAAATCGCTCACCactgcccagctgctgctgaagtgttCTGCCCCAGTGGAGTGATGGAGGAGATTTGGGAGCTctccaggggcagcagcagtggaTTTCACAGACACCTGTGAGAATTTCTTCACCAGGAGGGCAGCTATCACTTCACCAGCCTTCCTGTCTCTGCCCAAACGACCTTCTCACCCACATCAGGAGCTTTGCCCAGACCAAACAAGAACCTCCTCAGACTTTGGATGGAACTCAGACAAAGCAGACGTGACTTTGATCATGCCTAGCAAGACACCTCAGTCAGCCAAAACCTGCCTGCGTGTAAATGCTGCGAGCTGAGATCTGAAATAGCTGAGGGCTGAGCTTGGAACAAAGATGTTTGTCACCCCCCTGCACAGAGGGACAGTCCCTGAGCTCCTGTTTGCCCATCACTCACTCAAATGCCCAGCAAAGCCTCACCACgggcagcagtgctgagcagaaCGATTTGGGGAAGCCAGGGATGCTGAGTAGCTCATGGGTGACAGGGTTTTCTCACTGCCCACGCTGTCTGAATTCTCAATAAAGCCATTTATTCAAAAGCCATGTGGCACCTGGCCAGTGACTGAAGGCTCTGGCTGTAAGTGCCACTGTGAGGAGGAGCAACACCTTTCAAAATGCTTCAATCTGACCACTATAAAATGCATAGTTTTGGAGCACACTGGTGTTTCCGTTATGGGATTAAAATGCTGCATTCccaaaagaggagagaaaaaagaagcaaatgaTAGCACTGCGTTCAGGTGGTCATTAATATTATATGCAATGTACTATTTTAGgctattaatattttaaaagcaattaatTTTCCCAGGTGTAGGTGTAATTGACACAGAGCTGAATAGTAAAATATCCTGACAGTTTATCCATGGGAACAGCTTTTAATTCAGCAGTTTTGGAAGAGGAAATTAACaagtaaaataatttacatCCGTAGAGAGAATTTATTTACACCATTTTATTTTGTGATACTATTGTTTTGAGGGTTTTATGTGTTTGTCTCTTTGTCAGGCAATAAAAGTTTATTCTGTTTGTTTGTCTGATCATGTTAAGAAGACAAAAGTCAACAGATCTAGAGATTGTCCCTGGAATGCAAAAGGGGCATCCAAAATACTGGTTGAGAGCCAAATATTTCTTCATGGACAATTTTTGCTGCTTTCACAGAGAGAGGTAACAAGACAAGTTGTTCTTCCCTTTAAAAATCCTCCTGTTTTCAGAATTTGGATGTTCTCTACACATTTGCACACAATGAGAGGTTCAGCTTATCCCCCTCCCACAGTCATTCACATGGCTTCCAAACCAAAATCCCACCTTGATGAAGCTCCATATAAAATATCTCGTTCTTTGCCAGACAATATATGCCTCATATGTTTCAGCAAACTATTCAGTGTGGGAACCTGTGGCAGGATAATTCTCTCACTGCAGATTAACAGAATCAATGCACTTACCTTTCAAAtacagctgctctcctgggagtAAATACCGTGATTATTTAGCAGTTCACAGCACTGTTAAGACAACTAAGATAtgcccttcccaaatccccataAAAGGAGCAATTTCCTCTtaacatcttcctttcctgttcCCTGTTTGTACAGATCTGGGCATGCTACACATGTGTATGAAATATAAAATCTTTGCCTCAGTGTAgacagaaagcaaataaaatggaATTGAAGCTCCACATTTGTTTTAGTTAGAGCAGAACCACCTGAGAGACCACAGAGAAAAGTCTGAGCATTGCTtttgaaggaaggaaggaagctaTGTCACAGCAAGACGCTCTAAAAATTGGAGCTCAGCTGAAGGTTTGGGAGCAGAAAGTCTTTTATTGATCTCTGCTAACagtctgaaaagagaaaaaaaaactcaTGCATTTATGTTGAAGCCACTCTTGAACTAAGGACTGGTACAAACATGCCAGCAGGTAGGGAATGCAAGAGGTTAACAGCAAAGCTGTTTTAAGCAGAAAAGGAAGCTGATTCATAGGCAgtgaggagaaaaggaaaaaaaagggaggggggatTGTCACCTTCAGATTCTACCATATTATTAATGATGAAATAGATATCAGTGGTTCATACCTGTAATTTATCAGAATCGTGCTTGCTCTTTCAAATATCGGctccaaaagcaaaaagaaaaaacccaaacccaagaaaagaatgatggtgtttctgtacaGTTCTGCATGCCAGGgtaaaaaatgtcattttccaTTGACTTCCTGGTGCGTGGGAGGCACCTGTTCCCTGTTCCTTGTTCGAGTAAATGAACACAGCCTTATCACCCTGCCCCCCCAGGAGAGGAGCGCGGCGGCTGCAAAGGACGCGGTGCTCCAGATAAGGCAGTAATGTCAACCTGGGAATTCTTTGGGCTAAATGTGATGAATTTATCGAGTCTTCCAGCATAAGACATCAGTCCCAGGTACATGaccagctttttttttactcctttcccatcccacctaATAAAGAAATCTGACTGGAGTCGTGCATTCTTTGCACAAACACAGTTTctaattactgctctgaaaaAGCTTAAACTAAGGAATGAGAAAGGTTAAAGAAGAAACTTTGCACGAAACAGAAAGGagcaattattaaaaatatgttaatCAATCACAGAACACAATAGTTAATGCTGTTAACTATTGAGCCTGCATAAAATCACCCTTTAAAGGTAAGAATAGTTTTATTACAGGGTATGTTTCACCTGCTCGGTACTTATGTTGTTGGATATGGATGTTAATCATAAAGCTGCTACCCTACAGTTATTTAGAGTTGAAAACTACCTGTACATTTAAAATACTCCTTGAAAATACATGGGTGATACACAGCAGATCCTGTGCTATTCAAATCCTTTCCTAGTCTTTAATCAAAACcaagaggaaataaaagatattttttatcATGTTTTTCCTGTTGAATTTACAGCATGGAATTCTGTAATATACCTTTAAATGGCTAAAAAccagatatattttaaaaactccaAACCACTAAGATAGACTATTTCCAGTGACTGAAGCcggaataattttatttcaaatctATTGCACATTTTATTATTCAtggtgtttgtttgctttcaggGCTTTCCTCAGCTTGGACAGTGGAAACACGTTCATCCGATTCTTTTTTGGCTTCCAGTCGGTTTCACTTTCAGATTCTCATGTTTCACACTCCAGCCTTCAGGTTTCAAGCACTGCAAAGGAATACTTATGccatttaaacaaacaaaaaccccgcGGCTGCCGGGCGCACTCACACCGTGTCTATTGCTCTGCAAAGCTGGAGCCCATCCTGTCCCCGAAACACCTTCCTGATGGTTCTCTGGGATTTGCTgggaaaagaaatcaaataaaGAGGAGTGATGACGAATTTAGgatttattaaaaaaccccaagagctTTGCAGCAGTCTCCAACAGAGCCcaataaaatatcattacaTATTATCGATTACACGATAACCGCGCGTCGGGTTCGTGGTGAGGAGCCGTGACACCGACTTGGGTGCCCTGCAGAAGTGTCCCAAGACCTAAATAATGCCGGCGGTGTTGCCACCCGGCGGCTGCGGTGGGGTTGGAAGCAGCACAGCCCCCTTCCCTCGGGGCTGCAGGGCTAGGAAGGAGGAGCGGCTGTCCCGGGAGCGCGGTTCccccgcggccgcggcggcagctccgcgggagCGCCCGCCCGGGGCTGCGCGCACATCCCCGCGAtgtttgatttaattatttatgcTTTAAAAAGGGTGAGGCAGCTCAGCTAAAGAAGGGGAGCGAGTGCGAAAAGGGTGGGTTTTGCTGttgtattattttttgttattattttttacgcttttttttttaagaggggGGAATGtcgggttttttggtggttttggtttttttcttttttttccggAGGAAGGGTGGTATTTAACATATGGCACTCGGTAATCTCTACACGGAGGCTGTTAAAACATCTGCTGCCTCCAAATGCATGCAGTAGCGCCCGTGGGCACGGGGACAAGGCGAAGGGCTGGCTTCCGCGGCCGCGGGTCCCTGGCTCCCTGCCCCCCGGTCGCGCTTCCCAGGGACGGTGTTTCCCCACTGGAAACGGGCACCGAGCACATAAAAGCCGTCACACCGGGAGAAAgtgttttggttgggtttttttcctttttttttttttttttcacgaCGTTGCTGCAGATCAGCGGCACCTCCCGTGCAGAGCTGGCACGCTTCCATTTAATATTGATTTAGCGAGTGTTTTTTTTGCCTAACGGGACATCCCCATCACACGTCCAGCACGGTGGcccgcccgcggtgccctcgGCTGCTCTCCCGGCTGCCGCCCCAtggcggggcgcggggggccCCGCATCCCTTCCCCGCCGTGCCCCAGACATCACCCCACTTCGGAAAGTCGCTGACGGACAATCGGGACACCCGTTGTCTTGCCCCCCGAAACCCACATAAATCACAATCGCTGCATTGTCGAGCTACAAAGCCAGACGGGAGCGCTTATGAATTTAAGTTTGGAGAAGGAAAACGTGCGCTGACACAACACGCTCCCTGTTcgcaggagcagccaggaaggGGAAATGAATGGTGGAAGTTAAAGAGCCTTTCATTGCGGAGCGCGCCGCAGCGGGTCCCGCTCGCCGCCCTCGCCGTGCGCCGGGAGGTGCCCCCTCCTCGCCGCTGCTCAAACGCGagccgtgctgggcacagctctgcccGGGTCCCTGTAACCCGTGGCTCGGCTCCCGGGGCCACACACGGTGCCCGGCAGCTCTCCACATCCCACAGCCCGAGGGCTGCTCGCATCGCGGACGGGACGAGGGGTGCGCGGCGCTGAGTTTGTAGGGAGATGCTGCTCTCGGCTGTCCCCCGCTACCGgcggaggggggcagggggagagcGGGCGACACTCCCGCTGGCTTTTTGCTGCCCAAGTAGCCCTTTGCTCCGACGGGCGGGTTCGCTGCGGGACCGTGTCCCAGCCAGCTTTTGCCAGGGCAGCCTTGCTGCTGGACTCCGGCAAGACTCGGCGAAGCTGGTCCCACCCCTCCCGTCCGCTCTGATGCAGAGGGCGAGGGCTGCCGTGGGAGGCGGCGCCGGTGCCCACTCGCGGGCAACCAGGGCCGCTCGCCCGCCTTGCCCCCGGTGCCGGCAGAGCCCGTGCGGCTGCCGGGACCAGCGGTGCGCTCAGGTGAGGGGGCTCTCCCTCACCGCCATTCCGGACATCATGCGCCCTTAAAATATAATCTGCCCGGTAACAATCAGCGCGCAGCGGCGAGAGCCCCAGAGCTATTGGCTATGCAAATAGCGGGAGGGGAAGCGGCGCCCCTAAGTCCCCGCTCGCACTTTTAAGGCGGTATTTCCgtgcccgccgcccccggcccaCCCTCCgcgccggccgcggccggggGGCTCAGGGGCAGCCGCTGCGGGGACCccgcggggctgcggccgctccgcgcccgccccgGCAGCGCCTTCCCCTTCGGGCGCCTCTGCTCTGCCGGCTGCGGCAGAGACTTCGCAAAGTTGTCACATTTTGCAGGCGAGGAGCGACTGCCGGCGAAGTGCGAGCAGGGTGGAAGTCACACTGTGCGGGACATCTCTcacctcccccctcctccccagccaatttttctccctcctccctccctccctcctccctccctccctccctccctccctcctccctccctccgctgCGTTTCCTAGAAAGTTGTATCAGTGTGGCCATGCAGCGCTAAGACAGTTCGCCTGCTCGAAACACGAATGTGTGCCGGCGGAAGTAGCGTGGTGGTTGGGAGATTTCACCCCGAAGACGCCGCGGAACCCCCACctctgaagggtttttttggggtttgctgTTAGCGGAGAGCTCTGTCCCCCTCCGGCTGCCGGTTAAGTGAgtgccagagcagggagagcgAGACATGGATCTGGCaccctgctgtgccagggcattTCATACTTCGCCCCCATCCTCTAGGTGGGTACCGAGGGGACCCCACAGTTCCTTGCAATaagaaaaggggagggaaattGATTGGGACGGGCTCCCTCAGAAGGAAAGTGTGGAGCGAGTTTAATTTCGTTgctggaaaaaagcaaaagagaagctgccatttgtgtgtgtgtgtgtccctaTACGAGGGCCTCCTGGTTCCTTGTTAGCTtatagagagggaaaaaaaaaaaaaaaaagcgtttGATGTTACGTCTGACCAGCTGCTGTTCTCCATAATAACAAGAGAGAGAACTGCCTGCCCTGGCGAGTTGCGTCACTTCGCTTCAACTTTAGGCTAGAAATCAAGAGAGGGAGAGACAAGTTTCAAGGGAGGCAGGAGCGAGCTGGAAAGCCCTGCCGTCTTCCTCCCACCCACCTACCCCTCCTCCTTTacccctctcctttccccacccccttccccccctccaaaaaaaaaaaaaaaaaaaaaaaaggaaaaaaaaaggaaaaaacctttcCCATCAGAGAAAGAGGGAGATCTCTTTGGAAacatggagctgctgtgctgcgaGGTGGATCCCATGAGGAGAGCTCTGCCTGACCCGAACTTGCTCTACGATGACCGCGTTTTGCACAACTTACTAACCATAGAGGAAAGGTATCTGCCCCAATGCTCCTACTTCAAGTGCGTCCAGAAGGACATCCAGCCCTTCATGAGGAGgatggtggccacttggatgctGGAGGTTCGTACACCCCGGCCCCTCGGAGCGGGGGGGAGGCAGAGCGGCCGCGGGCAGCACCCCGGCccctctctccttgcagccccTCTCTCTTCTGGTCACCGTGTGGCTTCTTCTTGTCGATCCCCTCCCCTCCGTGTACCCCTCCGGAGCTCAGCCGGTGCGGGAAGGGGCGCGGGGGACACCGACAGCCCGCGGGGGAAGTCGCCCCTTCCGGGGGGCTCCGGGAGCGGGGtgcaggaggggaggaaaggCGGCGTGTTGGCGGGGGGAGAGAGTTGGAAAAGTCATTTGcaattaaaagtaaagaaaatcCGCCTCCGGGAGCGCTTGAGATTGAGGcattcctgggaaaagggagcAGCGCCCGGGGCAGGGCGAGGGTCGGGGGCTGCCCCGTGTGCCCCGCGTTCTGCCCGGCGAGGGTTCCGTGCCCACGTATGCAGGGGGGAGGACGTGCCTTTTTCTCGCCATGTTGCGCTGCATGCGGACTCTGCTCGCAAGCGCCGAGCCCGGCTGCCCCCGCTCCTTTCCGGGGGTCTCGGGagtgccccccgcccccgcggaACGGGACCCCCGGTATGTCGGGGCCGTGGGACGGGCGCTGAGCCCCCTGTTCGCCCCGAGGCTTCAGGCAGAGCGGCAGCGGGCCCGGAGCCCCGCCGGCTCGCCTGCCTTGCGCTGGCCCCACCAGCCATCCTTTGCCCCTTCAGATCTCCCTTAGGGGGGACCTTTCCCGAGCCAAACCCCCTGGGTTGGAAAGCCCAGACTCCCCGCTTGGTTTTCATGTGCGATTTGTGCTTTTCCTCCGCGGCTCCGATTTTTggtaaatttttaaaacaattttgctTCTCGCTGCCTGCTAAAAGGATCCAGGCGGCTCGGGCTCTCTCTCCACCCCACCTCGCCCTCGCTATGTCTCCCGTCCTTCCCCCCCAACGCGGGATTGGGGGcgcagggctgggggacacgCGGCGGGGGAATTTTTGCAATTGTCGGAAACGATAGGGGATCGTCCCGGGATGCCACCAGCCCCAAAATCGGGACCTCCGGAGaagttttgatattttttatcgattttttgaaaatatgacgaaataaaaaagaaaaattgggtcgcaaaaaaaaaaaaaaaaaaaaaaggctgaggcTGCTCGCTTGctgttggatggggcttttcGGCTCTCCCACACAGTGTCTTGAATTCATTTCTTACTGAATGAACTAAAGGAATGTGAAAGCCGATTGACAGCCTTCCCAGCCTCTCCAGagatctccccctcccccaaaatttAGCTCCCcgggaaacaaaaatagcaggAGCAAAAGCAAGGGAAGTAGTGGTCTGTTTGGTGGGTTcactcatttatttattttttccttcttgtctcTTTCTCGCTTCCCACCTCCGTTTCCCCTCCGACTGCCccatccttccctccccacGCTCCTCACTTGCAGGTCTGTGAAGAGCAGAAGTGCGAAGAAGAAGTTTTCCCTCTGGCCATGAATTACTTGGACAGATTCTTAGCTGTGGTGCCCACTCGGAAGTGccatctgcagctgctgggggcGGTGTGCATGTTCCTGGCCTCCAAGCTGAAAGAGACAATCCCCCTCACAGCCGAGAAGCTGTGCATATACACGGACAATTCCATCAAACCCCAAGAGCTGCTGGTAAGCAGCCCCATTACTCCCTCCTCTCCGGCACCGCAGCTTTCtctggctggcacagcacccagCACTTCGCCACCCAGCCCTTGTCTTTTAGAAAAACCCACGCTTTTCCTGCGGTTCTGAACGGCCAGAAAGTCTCGGGGGTCAGCGCTGAGGGCGGGGGACACCCGCGGGGACATCCCCGTCCTCCGAAGCCGCCTGGCAGTGCCATGCGGCGCTCCGGCCGCTGCCCGCCTCGTGCGTGGGCATGGCGCTGCCGCGGGTTCTGGGGTTGGTGGTGCCGGGGGTGGGTCcgtccccgccgtgtccccgccgtgtccccgccgtgtccccgccgtgtccccgccgtgtcccgctgtccccacgGGGGACCTCGCCGGCCGCACgtgcgcgggcgggcggcgcggcggcgcCACCTGGTGGCAGGCACGCGGcggtgcggggccgggggggccctcgGGATGCTCGGGGGGGGGGCCCGGGATGCTCGGCCGTGCCCAAGAGGCAGCGGGCACCAGCTGATGGCCAGGGagttccacctgaacacgaggaagaacttcttcactgTTCAGTGACCGAGCacggaacagattgtccagagagcgTGTGGAGTCTGCCTCACTGGGGATGTTCCAGAGCTGTCTGGATACaatcctgtgctctgggatggccgtgctggagcagggaaatggGACCAGGtgccccactgtggtcccttccagcctgacccatgCTGTGTGATACGGCTCAGTTAAACCACCCCATGTCTGCTGCTTCTCTCAGTTCAGACACAGTGGAAGCAGAAGCAAATTGATAATTATTGAAGGAAATAAGTGACATTTACATCATGATGTGGAGTGCTGGACATGCACCAGGGCCCCTTGGTGACATGGATGCTAGGTCAGAGAGATGGCTGTAGCCATCTGAGTTGCAGGAGAATTTTTCCTATGAATCACTGGGAATTCCCcctggggaggggttggggttGGGAGCTCGTGCTTCCGCAGAGTTAAAGAGCCTTGCACTCAAACCCTGCCTGGCTGTCAGGGCCATGAGGTGTCCAGTTGGTGGCACAGACAGGCAGGGGAAGTGCCATGGTCCCCATATGCAAATATGCAGAATGATGTCCCTACCTTCTTTTGCCATGTGGATTTAAGCATGTGTTTAAAGTGCTGCCTTGTAATTGGTCCTCTGGGTTGACTGTTCGCTCTGAAAACCTGTCACATCAGTAATGCTGGGAAGAGGAGGCCTTAGTTCACATAATTGCCAACACTGTTCCAACGTTTTGCAGGTTTTCTTGAGAAATTAAGAAAACCCGTCTGGTTCCTGCAGCCTTTTGCATATATGTGAGATTTTTCAGGCCATGGAGGGCTCTGTCATAATCCAGCAGGAATGTCCGTAGGAAAGTAACTCGCTGTTAAAGTGGGCATCTATTCAGGGAAACGGCTGCAGAAATGGCATTGTGGGGTCCATGTTTATGGTTTCTCAGCAACGCTGGTTGACGTCTCCTCGGCTGCAAAattaaaggacttttttttttttttttgacttgcCAGCTCTGTgagctcagctggggctccccACCACGCTGGGCTCCATCAGGCATCATCAGGAGTTGGGAATCAGTGCGTGGAATTTAGTTAATAGCTAATACTTGATGGATGAGACAAAGGGGAGTCGGAGGCCTAAACTTTGCTCACTCTGTGGGGCACTGTAAGGTGTGTTCAGAACTCAGTTTAAATGTTGAAACATGCAGGTCATACAGCCCGTGGCTGGATCTGGAGATCGGGTGCTGTTTGCACATGGAATCCCATTCCAGGGAATGGCCAGTAGTTACGTACACACCCAAGTTTTCCTTTGATTGCAGTGGGAGTTTTGGGCGTGCAAAGAATCTGGGAATGGCTCCTACATGATTTACTGGCAGATAATTTACACAGGCTACTTCTTGGCTGTGTTGTGTGCGTTTCCTTTCTGCAGAGCCTGTCTTGGAGTAGTTTAAGTACCATCAGATTTATCTGCGGGACCTTTGGAGTACAGTTTTGGGAGGGAATGCCATCAAGCCAACTTCCCCAGTTTTGAAAAAAGGAATGTATATCTAGGTTATTTTTGTGCATGGCTGTCCCTAGGGCTTTAAATGGCTATAAAGTAAGGACTATAGCCATTTAAAAGAAGTTACTAGGGAAGGACCACAGTGACCTTGGCAATATCTAATTGCAGGCTAAACTTTCTGGGTGGGTATTCAGCActggatacaaaaaaaaaaaaagtaaaaccttggcaggagctgccaggtCTCATTATTTTCAGAAGAGCCTGACATTTCTGGtgttcaaaaaacaaaaaagaatataaagtcAACAACTTCAAAGCAGTAGAGGCGTATGGAAAAAAGGGTTTGAGCAAAACAAATTTAGCAGTGATAAAGTTATAATAAGAAATAAGCAGAGGTTTTTTGCAGGCTTTCTTAcgtcttttctcctcttttgctTTGCCTGTCCCCCCTCTGCAGGAATGggagctggtggtgctggggaagTTGAAGTGGAACCTTGCAGCCGTCACCCCACATGATTTCATTGAACACATCCTAAGGAAGGTGCCTCTCCCTAAAGACAAGTTGCTTTTGATCCGGAAGCATGCACAAACCTTCATTGCCCTTTGTGCCACAGGtaggctcagctgctctggctgctgctgctgctcatggTGTGGTTGGAAGGGCAGATTTGTTCCTGGTGGTGCATCATCCCCTCCGTCCTTACATGAtgtgggaagagcagctgaatCCCATGGGACTGTTTGCAAAGGGTGTTGTGAATCAGGCCCCAAAACCGTGTAAGGACAGATTTCTTGCAGTAGTGACCTGTAGTGCAGCTGATGCGTGTGGTGCTTTTGCAGTGACGTCTGTAAGACTGGATTAGACCATCCTGGGTTTTATTTTGCCCATTCACTGCTTCTTTTAGAGAGCCACGGATCATTAGTAAGGACAGCTCAAAATACAGAAGCTGTTACAGCACGTTAGTCCAAAATGTATTGAGCTAATGCATTGCATGAATGTGTTCATAAACTTTTCATTAACTGGACTCTGTCCAGATAAAAGGTAAAATTGTGTATTTTAACATTTACGTGATACTGCCGTATCCCTGAAGCATAGAGAATGACAGATTAGAAggtaattacttttttttaaaagacatttggATTCTTTCCTAACTTCAATCCAAGAAAGCAGTAAAACTACTGTGTTTCGTAGGAAACCATTGCACTCCCTTTTTGTCATATGGCTGAACACAGTTTCTGAAGATTTAGATGAGAATAATTGCCTCTGTGGAAGAGAGGCTTTTTAGTTTTGACATGTCTGCAAAACACTGGTTTTTGTAtgtgtgttgttttgttgtttgggtttttcttcccTCAGTTACTTCTACAAAATAAGTATACTCTGAATTTTTATTCAAAGGGTTAATGGTAAGACTACTTTTTAGAAGCTAGACCTGGACTAGATGAACACCATGGCGTGTTTTCCAGAGTCATTATCAAGTAGTGGATGGCTCAGTGTTAGAATTCACCAGCTTGACATACCTAGTCCTTTGTGATAGGAACTGTTCTGCCTGCATGTTTGCAGAGGGGAAAGGAAGACTGGGTGCAACTTTTGGGTTTGAATGTCTACTTCTTGGTATTTAAGATGTAGTGACTGCTTTTACAGTGTTGGCCAATTCTTCCTACCTCAGTTGATCTGTTTTAGAGATTTGTATATGGGCTGTATTAGGGTAATTGACTTTCTGGTTGCCATGATGCTCAggctttcccttcttttcctactGCTACATGATCCTTTTCAGACCAAAGACCACAGGACTCAATAGAAATACTGCTCAAATTTGCAGGATCACTCTTGgtgatttctttgccttctcccctTACTCAGGATGCATTCACTGTTCTGCCTTATCTGATATGAAAAAGATGGTCTTCCCCGTGGACATTTCCCTGGATCTTCACACCATCAGCCATCAAACTCCAATATACCTCCATGTTGCCTTCCAAACCAGACAATCTTCCCACTCTTTTGTTGCTTTCACTTCCTACAATagtgttttgatttgttttattttttatccaGCACAACATTTTCTGGAGAGCCCTAGAATTTCATTACGATTTAACTTTTCAAATTCTGGTCTATAATCCTTTGCCCTTAAAGTTTTCTATATAACCAAACCATTGCAAGACTGTGGGCCATGAAAGAGTCTCCAAAATCCATGGCTTCTTTCCACTCCATGAATTCTTTGGTGGTTAGGTCTATGCTCTAGAAGTCCTTTTACTAAGATCCAGACCAGTGCCCCCTTTCCAGCCCTCAGCCCAGTCATGCAGTTCCCTCATGTGTCTCCCCCATGTGATCTGCCTCTCATGTTATATATCTCCAATGCACGAAATGAAGTCCTTTGGGTAGAGTTTAAAGAGGCAACAGGTCAAGAGTTTCTTCTCTTAAAAGGGAAAGACATAATTGCTGAGCACAGAGCTTCGCAAAAGCAAGGGCACTGTGGTGCTGGCtggagattttcttttcttctcatcCCATTGTCCACAGACCACTGTGTAGTTTTAGGAGGACC encodes:
- the CCND2 gene encoding G1/S-specific cyclin-D2 isoform X1 → MELLCCEVDPMRRALPDPNLLYDDRVLHNLLTIEERYLPQCSYFKCVQKDIQPFMRRMVATWMLEVCEEQKCEEEVFPLAMNYLDRFLAVVPTRKCHLQLLGAVCMFLASKLKETIPLTAEKLCIYTDNSIKPQELLEWELVVLGKLKWNLAAVTPHDFIEHILRKVPLPKDKLLLIRKHAQTFIALCATDFNFAMYPPSMIATGSVGAAICGLQLDDGDSLTDLLAKITNTDVLCRMGIACSSLLSCQGLGTFPLWLLEEERLVNEELTNLLAGSLRAPCASLGGSLQRKNKQLRKSGIPIASQTSTPVRAVSCPWWSQMLWRRIQASLLCTITGCEEG
- the CCND2 gene encoding G1/S-specific cyclin-D2 isoform X2, whose amino-acid sequence is MELLCCEVDPMRRALPDPNLLYDDRVLHNLLTIEERYLPQCSYFKCVQKDIQPFMRRMVATWMLEVCEEQKCEEEVFPLAMNYLDRFLAVVPTRKCHLQLLGAVCMFLASKLKETIPLTAEKLCIYTDNSIKPQELLEWELVVLGKLKWNLAAVTPHDFIEHILRKVPLPKDKLLLIRKHAQTFIALCATDFNFAMYPPSMIATGSVGAAICGLQLDDGDSLTDLLAKITNTDVDCLKACQEQIEAVLVNSLQQVRQQQQQSNPSKTVDELDQASTPTDVRDINL